Proteins encoded within one genomic window of Humulus lupulus chromosome 1, drHumLupu1.1, whole genome shotgun sequence:
- the LOC133804288 gene encoding 7-dehydrocholesterol reductase-like — MCYIISWYFFLAVFRFGIFNPSTVYDHLGEIYSALIFGSLVFCILLYIKGHVAPSSTDSGSSGNIIIDFYWGMELYPRIGKNFDIKVFTNCRFGMMSWAVLAVTYCIKQYEVNGKVADSMLVNTILMLVYVTKFFWWEAGYWSTMDIAHDRAGFYICWGCLVWVPSIYTSPGMYLVNHPVHLGTQLALYILVAGILCIYINYDCDRQRQEFRRTNGKALVWGKAPSKITATYTTTTGETKSNILLTSGWYVFRLCHVNLN, encoded by the exons ATGTGCTATATTATATCTTGGTACTTTTTTTTGGCTGTCTTCAGGTTTGGCATATTCAATCCTTCAACTGTTTATGATCATTTGGGAGAAATATATTCTGCCCTTATTTTCGGAAGCTTGGttttttgcattttattatacATAAAA GGCCATGTGGCACCGTCTTCCACTGATTCTGGCTCGTCTGGGAACATCATAATTGATTTCTATTGG GGTATGGAACTCTATCCTCGCATTGGTAAAAACTTCGACATTAAAGTTTTTACAAATTGCAGATTTGGAATGATGTCTTGGGCAGTTCTAGCTGTAACCTATTGCATAAAGCAG TATGAAGTGAACGGCAAAGTGGCTGATTCAATGCTTGTTAATACCATATTGATGCTGGTGTATGTTACTAAGTTTTTTTGGTGGGAAGCTGGATACTGGAGCACAATGGATATTGCACATGATCGAG CTGGTTTTTATATTTGCTGGGGATGCCTTGTATGGGTGCCTTCTATATATACTTCTCCTGGCATGTACCTGGTCAATCATCCCGTACACCTTGGAACTCAG TTGGCACTCTACATCCTAGTAGCAGGCATTCTTTGCATATACATCAACTACGACTGTGATAGGCAAAGGCAAGAGTTTCGCAGAACAAATGGCAAAGCTTTGGTTTGGGGTAAAGCTCCATCAAAG ATAACTGCCACTTACACTACCACAACTGGGGAAACAAAAAGCAACATTCTTTTAACTTCGGGATGGTACGTTTTCAGGCTCTGCCATGTAAATCTGAACTAa